GCGTTGAGAAATCTGTGAATTATCTCCATACTTTTCTCTCAATCCATCTAGTTGCTCGTGAAGCTCCGCCTGGATCTCGGCATAGGCTGGGTCATCATACACATTTTTGAGCTCCATTGGATCATTCTTACGATCGATAAGCTCCCATTCGTCTACATCAAAGTAATAATGAACCAACTTGTAATCTTGAGTCACGATTGCATAATGGCGCTTCACCATATGCACAGATGGGTATTCATAGTAATGATAATACACGGCATCCCGGGTCCAATTATCTAAATCTCCGGTCAATAATGGCAAGAGGCTTTCTCCTTGCATATCTGCAGGTGCTTCGATCCCTGCTGCGGCCAAAAATGTCTGTGCGAAATCCAAATTTTGAACCATCTCATCCGATTTGGTTCCAGCTTGAACTTTACCAGGCCAAGCCATTAATAGGGGTGTTTTAAAGGACTCATTGTAAATGAATCGCTTGTCAAACCACCCGTGTTCGCCTAGATAAAAACCTTGATCAGAAGTATAGACGATGATGGTATTATCCATTAAATCATTTGCTTCCAGATAATCCAAAACACGACCTACGTTTTCATCAACTGCTTTGATGGTACCGAGGTAATCCTGCATGTAGCGTTGGTATCTCCACTTCATTTTATCTTCCTCTGTCATGTTAGGATACGCTTTTTTGAAGTCTTCTATAACTTTTTCATAAGCCTTATCCCAAACTGCTCGCTGCTCAGGGTTCATACGACCAACTTCACCTTCAAACGCCGCTTTATCCCATCCCGAGGTAGGTTCAATCCCCAATTCGTCCATGACTTCTGGACGAATTTTAGAGTCACCAGCCCAGTGCATATCTTTCAACAGGTTCATTTCTGCTTCTTTTGCTGCTCTTCCTCTTCCAGAATAATCATCAAAAAGCGTTGCTGGCTCCTTAAATGTTCGGTTGGTAAATTCCTCCACATGTCTTCCTGCCGGCAGCCATTCTCTATGCGGCGCTTTGTGTAGGTACATCAACATAAAAGGATCTTCATCATTTCTTTCATTCTCCAGCCAATCCAAAGTCATGTCAGTAATAATATCTGTCACATAGCCTTCTACCTGAATATTACCTTCATTTTTGGTGATGAAATTCGGGTTATAATATTTACCCTGTCCTGGTAAGATTTTATATTGATCAAAGCCTTTAGGACTATTTCCAAAATGAAGTTTACCAAACATGGCAGTCTGATATCCTGCATCTTGTAGAATTTGTGGGAAAGTCACATTGGTCGTATCAAAAGGAAAGTGGTTATCCACCTTACCATTAATATGTGAGTGCTTTCCTGTCAATATTGTAGCCCGGGAAGGAGCACAAATAGAATTCGTTACAGAGGCATTCGTAAATAACATCCCCATATCTGCGATTCTATCAATGTTAGGGGTTTCTATCAGCGTATTGTCGTAAGCTGAGATGGCCTGATACGCATGATCATCAGACATGATAAAGACGATGTTCGGCCTTTTTTGCTCAGTTTTCTCCTCTTGGCTAGTGCAGGATATCAGCAATGGAATCGCGCATAAGCCAATAAGCAAGGATGAAATATTTTTCATAAGAATATAGTATAAATTGGGTATCAGGGTTATTCGACTCTATCAAATCTAACATTAATCTATTCTGTGGCAAAAGCCGAGATCTTGTCGGGAATAGACTTTGTAAGAGGTGAACCTTTCAAGATAAGCTTAAAGTGTGAATATATTTTAAGCTTTAAATCTTTCCTAATAAAATTGGTGCATTTGGACTAATAGTTATAATTTGGCTAACCCAAAATTTATTTATTGACTCAGTTTCCTATGCAAAAGATTTTAATTTTTATTACGTTTTTGCTCTCCATCTCATCTTATGCTCAGGAAGCAAAGAAGCCAAACGTCCTCTTTATTATTGCTGATGATTTGACCACCACTGCAATTGGAGCTTATGGAAATCCCGTTCCCAAAACCCCAGTTATTGATCAGCTTGCGAAGGAAAGTACCGTATTTTCACATGCTTATAGTCAATACCCTGTTTGTGGCCCATCCCGAGCTTCGATGATGTTTGGGTATTATCCCAGCGCAACGCAAACTTATGGCTATGTAAGTGGTAGAAAAAATGTAGGCTCAGACCGACCTTCTTTGGCAGAACTTTTTAAAGAAAAGGGCTATTACACCGCCCGAGTGAGCAAGATCTATCACATGGGCGTGCCAGGAGATATAGAAAAGGGCTCAGATGGTCAAGACGATCCAGCTTCTTGGACAGAGAAATTTAACTCAAAAGGTCCCGAATGGACCGCCGAAGGCAAAGCCGAGTTGGTGCAAAATAATCCTGATGGCAGCATAGAGCGAAAAGGTGGCAATGTGATGACGATTGTCCAGGCAGATGGAGATGACCTTGTTCATTCAGATGGAAAAACTGCTAAAAAAGCCTCTGAATTAATTCGTGAACATAAAGACGAACCCTTCTTTTTAGCGGTTGGGTTTGTTCGTCCTCATGTCCCTTTTGTCGCCCCGGCAAGCTACTTCGACCCTTACCCTTTTGCAAAAATTACTACACCAAAACAAGCTCCGAATGATTGGGAAGATATCCCTGAGCGTGGTATCAATTATGTCACCAGTGTAAATGCGGAGATGAATCAGGAGCAGAAGCAAAAAGCGATTGCAGCTTATTATGCTTCTGTTTCTTATATGGATACCCAAGTAGGAAAAGTACTCACAACGCTAAAAGAAGAAGGCTTAGAGAACAACACTATCATTGTGTTTACATCTGATCATGGGTTTCACCTAGGCGAACATGAGTTCTGGATGAAAGTCAGTTTACATGAAGAGTCTGTAAAAGTCCCTATGATGATCAAAGTGCCTGGGAAAAACCCTGCGGTAGTCCACTCATTTACAGAACTGATTGACCTTTACCCTACTCTGGCCGATTTGGCTGGATTGGATTACCCTAAGGCTATTCAAGGGAAAAGTCTAAAGCCTTTAATAGAAAACCCAAATAAGAAAGTTAGGGACATGGCATTTTCTGTCAGTCAAGGAGGGAGGTCATTTCTGGTCAGAACGGAAAAATGGGCTTATATCCAATATAACGAAGATGCTTCCGCTGGAATGGAGCTTTTTGATATGGAAAATGACCCCAAGCAATTCAACAATTTGGCGAATGACCCAGCATATTCGAAAGCCCTTAAAGAAATGCAATCAAGACTAATCCAAAAGCTAAAGAAAGTCCGAAAAAATGATTTGGAAATTGACTACAACTCTGCGAAATGAAAAGTTCGATTAAACAAATTGCACTTTTTACTTTCACACTGTTAATAAGTGGTGAAGCATTTTCTCAATTTCAGGTCAAGACTCTAGCAGTAGATGCAGAATTGGTTCAAACAGGTAAAAGCACATTTTTGGATGGCCCCTCTGTTTTAAAACTGAAGGACTATTTTGTTTGGGGAGGATCTGTAGTGGAAGGAAATGATGGGAAATACCACATGCTTTTTTCTCTTTGGGAAAGTGGTGATGATAAAGATAGCTTCACCCAATCTTGGGTTTTGGAAAGTAAAATAGGGTATGCTGTTTCTGATTTTCCAGATAAAGATTTTCAATTTCAAAAGATTATTCTCAAAGGGGCAAGGTATGAAGGGAATAAGGATGCTTGGGACGCACAAGGTGTCCATAACCCTCATGTAAAAAAATTTGATGGTAGCTTTTACTTATACTACATAGGGGGAAAAGACCCAGGAAAAAAAATAGCACCAGATGTGGATAAGCGAAATAGAGTACAACAAAGTCAGCAAATGGGAGTCATCCGATTTGATTCATTCCAAGACTTGTTAAACGGAGAATTTAAGCGATCCAAAAACCCCATTCTCAGCCCAAGAACCCGAGTGAAACCAACAAATGTGGTCAACCCCTCGCCCAAAGGGACTATTGCAAAACCAGACAACTTAATTGTTGTCAATCCATCGGTAGAATATAATCCCAAGACCAAGGAATACATGCTCTTTTTCAAAGGAAATATCTATGAACCCTCTTGGAAAGGTGTTCATGGGGTGGCTACCGGCCCCAGCCCTTTGGGACCATTTAAGGCTAGAGATGAATTCATCTTTGATGTACGGATGCCAGACGGGAAAATCGCTAGCACCGAAGACCCCTATGTTTGGTTTTCAAGTAAACACGACAGCTTCTTTGCAATTGTGAAAGACTTTTCAGGAGCGGTGACTGGAGGAGAAAAGAAGGCTTTGGCTCTTCTTAAATCCCATGATGGAATTAAATGGGAAACGACAGAAAATTCTTTATTTATGAAGCGGGAAGTCACATTAAAATCTGGCCAAATAATTCAATTGGACAGAATGGAAAGGCCGCAACTTCTTTTGAATGAAGACGGAGTACCACTCTATCTCTATTGCGCTGCCGCCGTGGAAAATGTGAATCCTAAAAATGATGGGAGCTCATTTAATTTACAAATACCTTTAGCCTTGGGAAACAAAAACCAAAACTGATTTCACTCATTTTTAAGTATTAACAATCAATGCCAATAATGGAAAATAAAATTAAGACGAAGGACAAAATACTTCTGGAAGCAATTACACTCTATAATGAGCAAGGAATCCAAAATGTCACCAGTCGTCATATTGCAAGCAGAATGGGCATAAGTCATGGGAATTTAGACTACCATTATAAGACTAAAGAAGATATCATTTTGGCTATTTACTGCAAAATGAGAAATGAAATGTCTGAGTCCTATGTAACTCGTGATCCTGAAATTAGTGCAATAGGTCATTTCCACCTTCTTATTCAACAACTAGAAGAATTTCAATACAAATACCGGTTTTTCAACCTTGATGTTTTGGAAGTGACTAGGTCTTTTCCAAATGTTTCAAAAATAATTCAGGAAACATTTATTAAAAGGAAAGAAACAACAATTCAGCTATTTCAGGAATTTATTTCTTCAGGATTTTTGAAGGAAATGGAACCAGCTGAACTGCAGCGCTTGGAACATATTATAAGAATGATCATCACTTTTTGGCTTTCGCAAAGAGAGGTAATGACCTCTTACAATTTTTCAGAAATGGGTTCTATGGTCAAGAGTATTTGGACTATTTTGAATCCCTACCTTACTGAATCTGGGAAAGCAGAATATCAAAAAGCAATAAATAATCATGGGGTTACCACTATATCAAATTAACATGAAAATCAAAAACTATCTACTTGCGCTATGTCTCGGCTTATTTATAACGCTAGGACTAATTAGTTCAGCTACACATGCCCAACAAAATTCGCAAAAACCCAATGTACTATTCCTTTTTGCAGATGACCAACGTGCAGATGCTTTAGGAATCAACGGCAACCCATATATCCAAACTCCGACAATCGATCAGCTAGGTCGGGAAGGGAGCCGATTCTCTAATGCTTATGTGATGGGAGGAGTACATGGAGCAATTTGTATGTCTAGCCGAGCCATGCTTTTCAGCGGTAAAAATCTATATAAGGTAACCGACAAACTCAGCGGAGAGCATACCATGACCATGAGCTTTGCAGCAGCAGGCTACAGAACCTTTGGAACAGGAAAATGGCATAACGAAAAGGAAGCATTCGAAGCTAGTTTTCAGGAAGCCAAAAACGTGTATTTAGGCGGTATGGCCGATCATTATGACCTTCCTTTAAGGGATTATGGAGCAGATGGAAAATTAGGCGAGCCTACAAGAAAAGGTTTTTCCACTGAGCAATTTGCGCAAGCAGCAATTGACTTTATCAAAGACCATGGCCAAAGAAACACTGATCAGCCTTTTTTCTGTTACGTAGCTTTTACGGCACCGCATGACCCCTATTCCCCTGAAGCAAATTATATCAACCATTACCCAGATGGGACACTTCCACTTCCAGGAAATTACATGCCCTACCACCCATTTGAATTTGATCATCTGACTGTTAGAGATGAAAATTTAACTGGATGGCCAAGAAAACCCGAGGTAATACAGATGATTTTGTCAGATTACTATGCCTTGGTAACACACTTGGACACTCAGATTGCAAAAATCCTGAATACGCTCAAAGAAACCGGGCAATATGACAATACCATTATTGTTTATGCCGCAGATAATGGCTTGGCAGCTGGAAGCCATGGTCTTCTTGGTAAGCAAAGCCTTTACGAGCATAGCTCAAAAGTACCCTTGATTATCAAAGGTCCTGGCGTCCCTCAAGACCAAGAATTGGATGCTTTTGCTTATATCCATGACCTCTACCCTACCTTGGCAGAGTTGGCAGGTATTCCTGACCCAAGTGACATCGACGGGGTAAGTTTAGTTCCTGTAATCACAGGCGAACAGGATGGAGTGAGAGATGCACTTTTCACTTCTTACCGAGGCACGGTAAGAGCAGTGAGAAACAAAAAATATAAGCTTATTCGCTATCCTGAAAGAGATTACACCCAATTATTCGACTTGGATGCCGATCCTTTGGAAATTAACAACTTGGCTGAGAATACTGAATATCAAAGTAAAAAATCCGAGATGTTTGAGTTGATGGAAAAATGGCAAAATAGCTTCCAGGACACGGTAAAATTGACTGCCGATAAGATCAAACCCATGAAATATGATCCGGACACTTTGGTTAGAAAACCAGATCAATGGCAACCGGAATATACTTTGAAAAGGTATTTTGAAGTCAATAAAAAATAAATGAGCTCGAAAGGCCAGTTTTTATTAAGAACTGGCCTTTTAACTTTTTTAACTAGGTAGGAATAGGTATTTCACCTTATTTTTAACTGCCTACCAATTTCAATTATATGCTAAACCTCCACAATTTCCATAAATCTTACTCAACAGGTTTTAGCATAAGTGTGGATCATTTGGCTTTGGATTCAGGCATTCATTTGATCAAAGGAGCCAATGGTTCAGGAAAGTCTACTCTACTAAAGGCGATAGCAGGAATTCATGATTTTAAAGGAGAAATAAACCTACTGGGTGTTTCTATCAAAAAGGACCCGGTTTCTTATCGAAAAATGGTGAATTTCTCGGAAGCCGAACCGGTATTTCCAGAGTTTTTAAGTTTAGATGAACTGATCAATTTTACTACTTCGATCATTCATGAGGATAAAAACCAAATCCTAGAATTGAAAGAAAAGTTGGATATCAGAGATTATTCTGAGAATCCCATTTCCTCTTATTCCTCCGGGATGCTAAAGAAATCAGCCCTGCTTTTGGCTTTTTTGGGAGAGCCCAAACTGATTATTTTAGATGAGCCATTTACGACTATAGACTTGGCTACACAGGATCATTTGAAAGAGCTGATTTTAAAGAAACAGGAAGAAGGAGTCAGTTTTATCCTTACTTCTCATATGGCAGATTTTGAAGATTTCTTTGCTTACCATTCTGTTCATGAAATCAAGGATGGATCAATAATTTGATAATGAGGGAGCTCTTGCTTAAATCTTTTGTTTACCCTTTTTACAAGGCCTATTTAGGTTTCTTCATTCTAATCCTGACGATTTTTGGTGTTTTCATGGAATTGAAGCAGCATCTTATGCTGGCAGAAAAAATACTGCTGAGCCAAAAGTGGTTCACATTTCTTTTACTTGCTTTCGCGATTTATGTGGTTCTCCAATGGAGTTTTCAAAAAAAACTTATCCACGATCCCAGATACCGACAATTTCAAAAATTTTCGTTTCTAAGCTTTAGAGATTTTGTGCTTTTTTTCTCACCGGTTTGGTTAGCTAATCACAGCTTACTTCTACTCTATTTTTTATTACTTTTCTTTACCGGAATTCCTTTGCTGGCCTGGTCTAAACTAGTCATTCTCATAATCTTTTTAGGTGTTTCTTATGGGCTTTCCTTGTATTACACCTTTCTCAGGTTTAGGAATTTTCATCCGGAAAAACTGGTTCAAAACAACCAAATCATAAAGGAAAAACCCTTTTCGATCTGGTTTCTATTTCATTTAAAAGAAAACAGACCTTTACTATTACTTCTAGTAAAAGGTTTCAGTCTATTTATCTTGAGCGGCTTTTTCTATTCTTTTTTTGCAGGGAAATACGATGCGAGATGGCTTGCCTTTGGATTGCTGATTAGCTGTTTTATTCATTATCCGATCTGGCTGGAAAAATGGGAGTTTGGAGAAAGAAAACTCTACTTTTTTAGAAATCTACCATTGAGGTTTATGCAAAAAATCCGTTTGGAACTTTTGACAATCTTGATGCTGACCCTACCTGAAATAATTTTGATCTTATTCCACGGGAGAGCAATTGAAAGCAATTCCTCCCTAATTTACCTTATCTTTTTTTGGCTTGGCCTCCATCCAGGCATGAATGCACTGTGTCATTTGGCTCAGGTAAAACAACAATACAACCTACTCTATTTCGCTTTTTTTGGAGTCTTCTTAGCTATCATATTCGGATTCAATCTGGCTATCCTGGCTTTGGTTTTCCTTATCTCTTTTGGGTATA
Above is a window of Algoriphagus machipongonensis DNA encoding:
- a CDS encoding sulfatase, producing the protein MQKILIFITFLLSISSYAQEAKKPNVLFIIADDLTTTAIGAYGNPVPKTPVIDQLAKESTVFSHAYSQYPVCGPSRASMMFGYYPSATQTYGYVSGRKNVGSDRPSLAELFKEKGYYTARVSKIYHMGVPGDIEKGSDGQDDPASWTEKFNSKGPEWTAEGKAELVQNNPDGSIERKGGNVMTIVQADGDDLVHSDGKTAKKASELIREHKDEPFFLAVGFVRPHVPFVAPASYFDPYPFAKITTPKQAPNDWEDIPERGINYVTSVNAEMNQEQKQKAIAAYYASVSYMDTQVGKVLTTLKEEGLENNTIIVFTSDHGFHLGEHEFWMKVSLHEESVKVPMMIKVPGKNPAVVHSFTELIDLYPTLADLAGLDYPKAIQGKSLKPLIENPNKKVRDMAFSVSQGGRSFLVRTEKWAYIQYNEDASAGMELFDMENDPKQFNNLANDPAYSKALKEMQSRLIQKLKKVRKNDLEIDYNSAK
- a CDS encoding glycoside hydrolase family protein, with the translated sequence MKSSIKQIALFTFTLLISGEAFSQFQVKTLAVDAELVQTGKSTFLDGPSVLKLKDYFVWGGSVVEGNDGKYHMLFSLWESGDDKDSFTQSWVLESKIGYAVSDFPDKDFQFQKIILKGARYEGNKDAWDAQGVHNPHVKKFDGSFYLYYIGGKDPGKKIAPDVDKRNRVQQSQQMGVIRFDSFQDLLNGEFKRSKNPILSPRTRVKPTNVVNPSPKGTIAKPDNLIVVNPSVEYNPKTKEYMLFFKGNIYEPSWKGVHGVATGPSPLGPFKARDEFIFDVRMPDGKIASTEDPYVWFSSKHDSFFAIVKDFSGAVTGGEKKALALLKSHDGIKWETTENSLFMKREVTLKSGQIIQLDRMERPQLLLNEDGVPLYLYCAAAVENVNPKNDGSSFNLQIPLALGNKNQN
- a CDS encoding ABC transporter ATP-binding protein; the encoded protein is MLNLHNFHKSYSTGFSISVDHLALDSGIHLIKGANGSGKSTLLKAIAGIHDFKGEINLLGVSIKKDPVSYRKMVNFSEAEPVFPEFLSLDELINFTTSIIHEDKNQILELKEKLDIRDYSENPISSYSSGMLKKSALLLAFLGEPKLIILDEPFTTIDLATQDHLKELILKKQEEGVSFILTSHMADFEDFFAYHSVHEIKDGSII
- a CDS encoding sulfatase family protein; its protein translation is MKNISSLLIGLCAIPLLISCTSQEEKTEQKRPNIVFIMSDDHAYQAISAYDNTLIETPNIDRIADMGMLFTNASVTNSICAPSRATILTGKHSHINGKVDNHFPFDTTNVTFPQILQDAGYQTAMFGKLHFGNSPKGFDQYKILPGQGKYYNPNFITKNEGNIQVEGYVTDIITDMTLDWLENERNDEDPFMLMYLHKAPHREWLPAGRHVEEFTNRTFKEPATLFDDYSGRGRAAKEAEMNLLKDMHWAGDSKIRPEVMDELGIEPTSGWDKAAFEGEVGRMNPEQRAVWDKAYEKVIEDFKKAYPNMTEEDKMKWRYQRYMQDYLGTIKAVDENVGRVLDYLEANDLMDNTIIVYTSDQGFYLGEHGWFDKRFIYNESFKTPLLMAWPGKVQAGTKSDEMVQNLDFAQTFLAAAGIEAPADMQGESLLPLLTGDLDNWTRDAVYYHYYEYPSVHMVKRHYAIVTQDYKLVHYYFDVDEWELIDRKNDPMELKNVYDDPAYAEIQAELHEQLDGLREKYGDNSQISQRYLNEYLDYLQENNSYAGGKNTELLDKIFKDRKLSTEN
- a CDS encoding sulfatase-like hydrolase/transferase, with protein sequence MKIKNYLLALCLGLFITLGLISSATHAQQNSQKPNVLFLFADDQRADALGINGNPYIQTPTIDQLGREGSRFSNAYVMGGVHGAICMSSRAMLFSGKNLYKVTDKLSGEHTMTMSFAAAGYRTFGTGKWHNEKEAFEASFQEAKNVYLGGMADHYDLPLRDYGADGKLGEPTRKGFSTEQFAQAAIDFIKDHGQRNTDQPFFCYVAFTAPHDPYSPEANYINHYPDGTLPLPGNYMPYHPFEFDHLTVRDENLTGWPRKPEVIQMILSDYYALVTHLDTQIAKILNTLKETGQYDNTIIVYAADNGLAAGSHGLLGKQSLYEHSSKVPLIIKGPGVPQDQELDAFAYIHDLYPTLAELAGIPDPSDIDGVSLVPVITGEQDGVRDALFTSYRGTVRAVRNKKYKLIRYPERDYTQLFDLDADPLEINNLAENTEYQSKKSEMFELMEKWQNSFQDTVKLTADKIKPMKYDPDTLVRKPDQWQPEYTLKRYFEVNKK
- a CDS encoding TetR/AcrR family transcriptional regulator translates to MENKIKTKDKILLEAITLYNEQGIQNVTSRHIASRMGISHGNLDYHYKTKEDIILAIYCKMRNEMSESYVTRDPEISAIGHFHLLIQQLEEFQYKYRFFNLDVLEVTRSFPNVSKIIQETFIKRKETTIQLFQEFISSGFLKEMEPAELQRLEHIIRMIITFWLSQREVMTSYNFSEMGSMVKSIWTILNPYLTESGKAEYQKAINNHGVTTISN